From Paenibacillus physcomitrellae, the proteins below share one genomic window:
- a CDS encoding NAD(P)H-binding protein yields the protein MIVITAPTSKIGRQVLERILVSGEDIRVIARDPQRIPESIRQRVEVIQGSHADRDVVNRAFEGADAVFWLVPADKQAESVYDAYVRFSIPAADAIVRHRVGRVVAISALGRGQHRYAGNISASLAMEDLFRSTAVNFRALTMPSFMDNMLRQLPFIKNEGLIRFTLPGNQKSPTVATSDIAAAASRLLLDREWSGQENLAVLGPEDLSYEDMAEILTEVLGTPVRFEQMTLDSYKQLFLHIGYSEAMAQSMVDMDIAGAAGINNGLQRTPENTSPTSFRQWATAVLKPAFDAM from the coding sequence ATGATAGTAATTACTGCACCCACTAGTAAAATTGGGCGTCAGGTACTTGAACGCATACTTGTCAGCGGCGAGGACATTCGCGTGATTGCCCGCGACCCACAGCGGATTCCGGAGTCGATTCGTCAGCGGGTGGAAGTCATTCAGGGCTCGCATGCCGACCGTGATGTCGTTAACCGGGCGTTCGAGGGAGCCGATGCCGTGTTCTGGCTCGTGCCGGCCGACAAGCAGGCGGAGAGCGTCTATGACGCTTACGTTCGGTTCAGTATCCCGGCTGCCGATGCGATTGTCCGTCATCGTGTTGGCCGAGTCGTGGCCATTTCCGCGCTTGGACGTGGTCAGCATCGCTACGCCGGTAATATCTCGGCATCACTGGCGATGGAGGACCTGTTTAGAAGCACAGCCGTCAACTTCCGGGCGTTAACGATGCCTTCCTTCATGGATAACATGCTAAGACAGCTGCCCTTCATTAAGAATGAGGGCTTGATTCGCTTCACGCTCCCGGGCAACCAGAAGAGCCCTACGGTAGCCACTTCTGATATTGCCGCTGCTGCCTCCCGGCTTCTACTCGACCGGGAGTGGAGCGGGCAAGAGAATCTGGCTGTGCTCGGACCGGAAGACCTCTCTTACGAGGATATGGCAGAGATTCTGACTGAGGTGCTCGGCACGCCAGTCCGCTTTGAGCAGATGACGCTCGACAGCTACAAACAATTATTTCTTCATATCGGATATTCGGAAGCCATGGCCCAGAGTATGGTGGACATGGACATCGCCGGAGCGGCCGGGATTAATAACGGACTTCAGCGTACACCGGAAAACACCTCTCCCACCAGCTTCCGCCAGTGGGCGACAGCTGTTCTAAAGCCGGCCTTCGACGCCATGTGA
- the glmS gene encoding glutamine--fructose-6-phosphate transaminase (isomerizing): protein MCGIVGYIGSRDTQAVLIEGLKKLEYRGYDSAGIAVFTPEGLKISKSIGRLANLEAKLEGAPLVGSAGIGHTRWATHGKPSDVNSHPHADHTQKFSVVHNGIVENYLELKEELTGQGYIFVSETDTEVIVNLIAREYKGDIVKAVQEAVTYMRGAFALGVLTEYEPNKLVAVRQASPLVIGIGEGENFIGSDIPAILNYTRKVYILNDGEMAVLTENSVELMTIEGNFISREMTDVEWDEVTAEKGGYDHFMLKEIHEQPKAYRDTMLGRIDASGKKVVLPELKLTDEQIKNITNIHIVACGTAYHAGLVGGSVIEQLVRIPVTFDVASEYRYRSPLITPQTLVIVVSQSGETADTLAALREAHDNGAHVIAITNVVGSSIARDADDVIATLAGPEIAVASTKAYSSQLIAFYLFALHMAQVRGTQTEAEVAHIIAAMQALPEQVEKMLENTDSIKTYAEEISKHDHLFFIGRGMDYAVVQEGSLKLKEISYIHSEAYAAGELKHGTLALIEEGIPVIALLTQEHVLEKTVSNIKEVKARGGAVMAITYDEHVPNLLKSVDQALAIPKTLPILSAALSVVPLQMLAYYASLARGLDVDKPRNLAKSVTVE, encoded by the coding sequence ATGTGTGGTATTGTGGGATATATCGGAAGCAGAGATACGCAGGCGGTTTTGATTGAAGGTCTTAAGAAGCTGGAGTACCGGGGGTATGACTCCGCGGGTATTGCTGTTTTTACACCTGAAGGTCTGAAGATCAGCAAATCGATCGGTCGTTTGGCCAATCTGGAAGCGAAGCTGGAGGGGGCTCCTCTGGTGGGCTCCGCAGGAATTGGACATACACGCTGGGCGACACACGGGAAACCGTCGGACGTGAACTCTCATCCGCATGCCGACCATACCCAGAAATTTTCGGTTGTTCATAACGGAATTGTCGAGAACTATCTGGAACTGAAAGAAGAATTGACCGGGCAGGGGTATATTTTTGTGTCTGAAACGGATACGGAAGTTATCGTTAACCTGATTGCACGCGAATACAAAGGGGATATCGTCAAAGCGGTTCAAGAGGCCGTAACGTATATGCGTGGTGCTTTTGCGCTTGGCGTCCTCACGGAATACGAACCTAACAAGCTGGTAGCTGTGCGTCAAGCCAGTCCGCTTGTGATCGGTATAGGTGAAGGCGAGAACTTCATCGGCTCGGATATCCCTGCTATTTTGAACTATACGCGTAAAGTTTATATTTTGAACGACGGCGAAATGGCTGTACTGACTGAAAACTCTGTCGAACTGATGACCATTGAGGGGAATTTTATTTCTCGGGAAATGACGGATGTCGAATGGGACGAAGTGACGGCGGAAAAAGGCGGCTACGACCATTTCATGCTCAAGGAAATTCATGAACAGCCTAAAGCTTATCGCGACACGATGCTGGGCCGGATCGACGCTTCCGGGAAGAAGGTCGTTCTGCCTGAGTTGAAGCTGACGGATGAGCAGATTAAAAATATCACTAACATCCACATCGTGGCCTGCGGGACGGCTTATCACGCCGGTCTGGTGGGCGGCTCCGTGATTGAGCAGCTGGTGCGCATTCCGGTGACCTTTGATGTGGCATCTGAATACCGCTACCGTTCGCCGCTGATTACGCCGCAGACGCTGGTGATCGTAGTCAGCCAATCCGGCGAAACTGCCGATACGCTGGCTGCGCTGCGTGAAGCGCATGACAATGGCGCACATGTCATTGCCATTACAAACGTGGTGGGCAGCTCGATTGCCCGTGACGCGGACGACGTCATCGCAACGCTGGCGGGTCCGGAGATCGCGGTAGCTTCCACCAAAGCTTATTCTTCCCAGCTGATCGCTTTCTATCTGTTTGCTCTGCATATGGCTCAAGTCCGCGGGACGCAAACCGAAGCGGAAGTTGCGCATATCATCGCTGCTATGCAGGCATTGCCTGAGCAGGTAGAGAAGATGCTGGAGAATACCGATTCGATCAAGACGTATGCCGAAGAAATCTCCAAGCATGATCATCTGTTCTTCATCGGCCGCGGCATGGACTATGCCGTTGTGCAGGAAGGTTCGCTGAAGCTGAAAGAGATCTCCTACATTCACTCGGAGGCTTATGCGGCAGGTGAGCTGAAGCACGGTACTTTGGCGCTGATTGAAGAAGGCATCCCGGTCATTGCTCTGCTTACGCAGGAGCATGTATTGGAGAAGACGGTCAGCAACATCAAAGAAGTGAAAGCCCGCGGCGGCGCCGTGATGGCCATCACTTACGACGAGCATGTTCCTAACCTGCTCAAATCCGTTGACCAGGCTTTGGCCATTCCGAAGACGCTGCCGATCCTGTCGGCTGCCCTGTCGGTAGTGCCGCTGCAAATGCTGGCTTACTACGCTTCGCTGGCACGTGGTTTGGACGTGGATAAACCGCGGAACTTGGCGAAGAGTGTGACGGTGGAGTGA
- a CDS encoding quinone oxidoreductase family protein → MRAAIVKQKGEIPVMGHFDSPVATEGQVIINVSAAALSRVSKFRSMGLHYSSEAHFPLVAGLDGVGTLEDGTRVYFALPTSPFGSLAEQTMVSDKLIVRLPDGIDDLTAAAIANPAMSSWAALAFRAGFKAGQTVLINGATGASGSLAVQIAKGLGAGKVIVTGRSESKLRALEADLAIAFDMTAGDGQSTFENALLPVFAEGVDVVLDYLWGDSALAIMSALAKTHTDRATRFVSIGTSSGQESIQLPSSILRSSTIELVGSGDKSVSKADMLSAVKDIFEMAAEGKLTIAIKEYALEDIEEAWNAPLTPRPVVKVH, encoded by the coding sequence ATGAGAGCAGCAATCGTGAAGCAAAAGGGAGAAATTCCGGTAATGGGTCATTTCGATTCCCCCGTTGCGACAGAGGGGCAAGTCATCATTAACGTTTCGGCAGCAGCCTTGAGCCGAGTCAGCAAGTTCCGGTCAATGGGTTTGCATTACTCTTCTGAAGCTCATTTTCCACTTGTAGCTGGTCTTGACGGTGTTGGAACTTTGGAGGATGGGACTCGGGTTTACTTCGCGCTGCCGACTTCACCGTTTGGCAGTTTGGCCGAGCAAACCATGGTGAGCGACAAGCTGATTGTCCGTTTGCCAGATGGTATTGATGATCTCACTGCTGCCGCTATCGCTAACCCGGCTATGTCGTCATGGGCTGCCTTGGCATTTCGGGCGGGCTTCAAAGCCGGCCAAACGGTGTTGATTAATGGTGCTACTGGCGCATCCGGCAGTTTAGCCGTTCAGATTGCCAAGGGACTTGGAGCCGGGAAGGTCATTGTAACGGGACGGAGTGAATCGAAACTGCGTGCACTTGAAGCGGACCTGGCGATTGCATTTGATATGACAGCGGGGGACGGACAAAGTACGTTTGAGAATGCCCTGCTGCCGGTTTTTGCTGAAGGGGTCGATGTGGTATTGGATTACCTCTGGGGAGATAGCGCACTAGCGATCATGTCAGCTCTTGCCAAGACGCATACGGATCGTGCAACCCGCTTTGTAAGCATTGGAACTTCTTCCGGACAAGAAAGCATTCAACTGCCTTCGTCTATTTTACGCTCATCAACCATTGAACTGGTAGGCAGTGGTGATAAAAGTGTTTCTAAAGCGGATATGTTATCGGCTGTAAAAGATATTTTTGAAATGGCCGCCGAGGGTAAGTTAACAATCGCCATTAAAGAGTACGCTCTAGAAGATATTGAGGAGGCTTGGAATGCGCCGCTGACGCCCCGGCCAGTTGTTAAGGTGCATTAA
- a CDS encoding FAD-binding protein, producing the protein MGDQLNWAGNYRYSSMELLEPANLEEVKDLVVSRPSIRVLGSRHSFNGIADTGGSQLSLRKMNQVIELDQAQRTVTVEGGIRYGDLCSYLNDHGFALHNLASLPHISVAGAVATATHGSGDLNASLASSVRAIELVKSDGEVTVLARGVDSEFEGAVVGLGGLGVVTKLTLDLVPSFQVSQTVYERLPFSALDSEGLDGIFSAAYSVSLFTDWAEPVFNQVWVKRKVEIDGEDEGSADFFGALPASEKRHMVVGQPVVNCSEQLGIPGPWYERLPHFRMEFTPSAGNELQSEYFVPRQYAAQALRALGKLSDQIAPLLFISEIRTIAAEPLWMSPCYRQDSVALHFTWKPDWERVRQLLPLMERELEPFGARPHWAKLFTMEPERIQAQYERLTDFRELLLRYDPIGKFRNAFLDKYIMK; encoded by the coding sequence ATGGGAGATCAGCTGAACTGGGCCGGGAATTATCGCTATAGCTCGATGGAACTGCTTGAGCCTGCAAATCTGGAGGAGGTCAAGGACCTGGTCGTTAGCCGCCCAAGCATACGCGTGCTTGGCTCACGTCATTCTTTTAACGGGATTGCCGACACCGGGGGCAGCCAGCTCTCGCTTCGAAAGATGAATCAGGTCATCGAGCTTGATCAAGCACAGAGAACCGTAACTGTTGAAGGTGGTATTCGTTATGGCGATCTGTGCAGCTACTTAAATGATCATGGTTTCGCGCTGCATAATTTGGCATCACTGCCGCACATAAGCGTAGCTGGCGCCGTTGCAACAGCCACACATGGTTCGGGCGATCTGAACGCCAGCCTGGCGTCTTCTGTTCGTGCTATTGAGTTAGTGAAATCGGATGGAGAAGTGACGGTACTCGCGCGCGGAGTAGACTCCGAGTTCGAAGGGGCAGTTGTCGGACTGGGCGGACTAGGGGTCGTTACAAAGCTTACCCTGGATTTGGTACCTTCGTTTCAGGTAAGTCAGACCGTCTATGAACGTCTTCCTTTTTCGGCGTTGGATAGCGAAGGCCTGGACGGAATTTTTTCTGCTGCTTACAGTGTCAGCTTGTTTACGGACTGGGCGGAGCCCGTATTCAATCAAGTGTGGGTAAAACGCAAGGTGGAAATCGACGGGGAGGATGAGGGATCGGCTGATTTCTTCGGGGCTTTGCCAGCTTCGGAAAAGCGGCATATGGTAGTTGGCCAACCTGTGGTGAACTGCAGCGAGCAGTTAGGAATTCCTGGACCCTGGTATGAACGGCTGCCTCATTTTCGCATGGAATTCACTCCTAGTGCGGGCAACGAGCTGCAAAGTGAATATTTTGTGCCAAGGCAGTATGCGGCCCAGGCGCTTCGCGCGTTAGGTAAACTGAGCGATCAAATTGCGCCTCTGCTCTTCATCTCCGAGATTCGAACCATTGCCGCGGAACCTCTCTGGATGAGTCCTTGCTACCGGCAGGACAGTGTAGCTTTGCATTTTACATGGAAGCCGGATTGGGAGCGTGTGCGCCAGTTACTTCCGCTTATGGAACGTGAACTGGAGCCGTTCGGAGCACGCCCGCATTGGGCGAAGCTGTTTACGATGGAGCCGGAACGGATACAAGCTCAGTATGAGCGGTTAACGGATTTCCGGGAGCTGCTGCTTCGATACGATCCAATAGGGAAGTTTCGGAATGCGTTCCTGGATAAATACATTATGAAATGA
- a CDS encoding NADP-dependent oxidoreductase, with translation MKAMVIEKYGKNVPLKMSEQPMPDIREHDVLVEIHAASLNPIDFKIKEGKMKFLLSYKFPLILGNDFSGVVVKVGGRVNAFKPGDEVYGRPRKNRIGTLAEFIAVHEEDIWLKPQNLTFEEAASIPLIGLTTYQAFGEILNLQKGQKILIHAGSGGVGTFAIQLAKLMGAFVATTASEKGYELVKALGADLIINYKKENFEEILTGYDAVFDTLGGEALEKSFHILKPGGKIVSISGMPNGRFGKEAKLGWMKTTILSIASRKIKAQEKRSQTEYHFLFMKPSGEQLKVLKEFIEGGLIKPIIDKVYHLEDAGQAFHYLESGRAKGKVIVKIK, from the coding sequence ATGAAGGCCATGGTCATTGAGAAATACGGAAAAAATGTTCCGTTAAAGATGTCTGAACAGCCAATGCCTGATATCCGAGAACATGATGTTCTAGTGGAAATTCATGCGGCCAGTTTAAATCCCATTGATTTTAAGATTAAGGAAGGGAAAATGAAATTCCTGTTGAGTTACAAGTTTCCTCTAATCTTAGGAAATGATTTCTCCGGTGTTGTCGTCAAAGTTGGTGGTCGGGTGAATGCTTTTAAACCCGGAGATGAAGTGTACGGAAGACCCCGCAAAAACCGAATCGGAACATTAGCTGAATTTATTGCGGTTCATGAGGAAGACATTTGGCTGAAGCCGCAAAATCTAACCTTTGAAGAAGCAGCATCGATCCCGTTGATTGGACTTACGACTTACCAGGCTTTTGGTGAAATATTAAACCTTCAAAAAGGCCAAAAAATTTTGATTCACGCTGGTTCGGGGGGCGTAGGTACCTTCGCCATCCAGTTGGCCAAGCTGATGGGCGCTTTTGTCGCCACAACGGCAAGCGAAAAAGGCTATGAATTGGTCAAAGCGTTGGGGGCCGATCTAATTATTAATTATAAAAAAGAGAATTTTGAAGAAATCCTTACCGGATATGACGCTGTTTTTGATACTTTAGGTGGAGAAGCCTTGGAGAAATCATTCCACATCCTGAAACCGGGCGGAAAAATCGTCTCTATCTCTGGCATGCCAAACGGCAGATTTGGAAAAGAAGCGAAATTGGGTTGGATGAAAACAACAATTTTGTCCATCGCAAGCCGTAAGATCAAAGCTCAGGAGAAGAGGAGTCAAACGGAGTATCACTTTCTATTCATGAAACCAAGCGGGGAACAATTGAAGGTTTTAAAGGAATTTATTGAAGGGGGTCTCATCAAACCAATTATTGATAAGGTGTATCATTTGGAAGATGCAGGTCAAGCCTTTCATTACTTGGAAAGTGGAAGGGCTAAAGGAAAGGTAATCGTCAAAATAAAGTAA
- a CDS encoding MarR family winged helix-turn-helix transcriptional regulator produces MENEIFRALIDLVSIINRPDRDKKMIANAGVNLEEAAFRVFVGIAHLQPTGVGYLADMLGKNYSSVSRQIDKLEASGLVRTYPSSSDSRIRVSELTEQGQEINAMINLARERIMREALADWTLEEKAGLLNNLKRLFETMQKFD; encoded by the coding sequence ATGGAAAATGAGATTTTCAGAGCACTAATTGATTTAGTTTCGATTATTAACCGGCCAGACCGTGATAAGAAAATGATCGCTAACGCCGGCGTAAATTTGGAGGAAGCAGCCTTTCGCGTCTTCGTAGGTATTGCTCATCTCCAACCGACGGGTGTTGGTTATTTGGCTGATATGCTGGGGAAAAACTATTCAAGCGTTAGCCGGCAAATTGATAAGCTGGAGGCCTCCGGATTGGTACGCACGTATCCATCAAGTTCAGATTCCCGGATTCGTGTGTCTGAATTGACCGAACAGGGGCAGGAGATCAATGCCATGATAAACCTCGCCCGTGAGCGCATTATGCGCGAAGCTTTGGCTGATTGGACGCTGGAGGAGAAAGCCGGCTTGTTGAATAACTTAAAGCGTTTATTTGAAACGATGCAAAAGTTCGATTAG
- a CDS encoding stalk domain-containing protein yields MIKNGRVQVPLRFVSEAMGAKVQWDGIARKVTVTLGGDKIELSIAKKAYTLNGQQFQMDTSSIVNHGTTFVPIRFVGQALGARVTFDTIHNTIHIDTDNSDENLEQIPIKQDGKSVYNGFIIDLEPDSKLLVGKGLYDTYGSEYTLLNIVVTFDKMDTDIDYKKQYEDVEDILLQKVDSETVAAVMRYLSAKTTAEDMLPSKEFKDTNYKVIVSSRMIDANVNIFVFKN; encoded by the coding sequence ATGATAAAAAACGGCAGGGTGCAGGTTCCACTCCGTTTTGTAAGTGAGGCGATGGGGGCCAAAGTACAATGGGACGGCATAGCAAGAAAAGTAACTGTCACTTTAGGTGGGGATAAGATTGAATTGAGTATAGCCAAGAAGGCTTACACCTTAAACGGACAGCAATTTCAAATGGATACTTCTTCTATAGTGAATCATGGTACAACGTTTGTACCGATTCGGTTTGTTGGCCAAGCTTTAGGAGCAAGGGTAACCTTTGATACTATACATAATACGATACATATTGACACTGACAATAGTGATGAAAACCTTGAGCAAATACCAATAAAGCAAGATGGGAAATCGGTCTACAATGGTTTTATAATTGATTTGGAACCAGATTCGAAATTACTTGTAGGTAAAGGTCTCTACGATACTTATGGCAGTGAATATACTCTACTGAATATTGTGGTAACATTCGATAAGATGGATACGGATATAGACTACAAAAAGCAATATGAAGATGTTGAAGACATCCTGTTACAGAAGGTGGATTCAGAAACAGTGGCCGCAGTGATGAGATATCTTAGTGCAAAGACAACGGCTGAGGACATGCTTCCCTCTAAGGAATTTAAGGACACTAACTATAAGGTTATTGTCTCGTCAAGAATGATAGATGCCAATGTAAACATTTTTGTTTTTAAGAATTAA
- a CDS encoding ArsR/SmtB family transcription factor — protein sequence MNQQTEQVLQQFKDCIPLLEVLTDENRQAIIMLLAQNKLGLNVNTIAGHMDLSRPAISHHLKVLKQSGYIKSEKKGVENYYVLTVRKPLEQIKSLITSVEQACDLSNDSP from the coding sequence ATGAACCAACAAACAGAGCAAGTTCTACAACAATTTAAAGATTGTATTCCTTTATTGGAAGTGCTAACCGATGAAAACCGTCAAGCTATTATTATGCTGTTGGCGCAGAATAAATTAGGACTTAATGTTAATACAATAGCAGGCCATATGGATTTGTCTAGACCGGCTATATCCCATCATTTAAAGGTATTGAAACAGTCTGGCTACATTAAATCCGAAAAAAAAGGCGTAGAAAACTATTATGTATTAACAGTCCGTAAACCGCTTGAGCAGATCAAATCATTAATCACTTCTGTTGAACAGGCATGCGATTTGTCCAATGATTCCCCCTAA
- the glmM gene encoding phosphoglucosamine mutase: protein MGKYFGTDGVRGIANKELTAELAYRIGRCGGYVLTGAASGTAHKPKVVIGMDTRISGVMLESALVAGLLSIGADVIRLGVLTTPAVAYLTRELGADAGVMISASHNPVEDNGIKFFGSDGFKLSDETELQIEELIDKENDELPRPVGGDLGSVEVDYDAKLKYLELLKSTLTSKSFKGLKVVLDCANGAAYELAPRLFRELGADVTTIAAEPNGRNINDHCGSTHPEKLKEEVVRLGADLGLAFDGDADRLIAIDGTGAEVDGDHILAICGDAMNREGKLAQSTIVTTVMSNIGFYKATEKLGLNSVKTAVGDRYVMAEMRRGGFNLGGEQSGHVIFLDHSTTGDGILTAIQLVDTILKSGKKLSELKTLMVQYPQVLVNVRVQDKRNYEGNTAIAAAIAEVEGKLGDNGRVLVRPSGTESLIRVMAEGPDKAELEQFVADIAAVVQKELV, encoded by the coding sequence ATGGGGAAATATTTTGGTACTGATGGGGTCCGTGGGATTGCCAATAAAGAATTGACTGCAGAGCTGGCTTACCGTATCGGACGGTGCGGCGGCTATGTGCTGACTGGAGCGGCTTCGGGTACGGCGCATAAGCCTAAAGTGGTCATTGGCATGGATACACGGATCTCAGGTGTCATGCTCGAATCCGCGCTTGTAGCCGGCCTGCTGTCAATTGGAGCCGACGTGATTCGTCTGGGGGTATTAACGACTCCTGCTGTGGCTTATTTGACGCGCGAACTTGGCGCGGATGCCGGAGTTATGATTTCGGCTTCCCACAATCCGGTTGAGGATAACGGGATTAAGTTTTTCGGCAGTGACGGATTTAAGCTTTCCGATGAAACGGAGCTGCAGATCGAAGAGCTGATCGATAAGGAAAATGATGAACTGCCGCGTCCTGTCGGCGGGGATCTGGGTTCGGTTGAAGTCGACTATGACGCTAAACTGAAGTATCTGGAGCTGCTGAAGTCTACGCTGACTTCCAAGTCTTTCAAAGGTTTGAAGGTTGTGCTTGACTGTGCAAACGGTGCGGCTTATGAGCTTGCGCCGCGTTTGTTCCGCGAGCTTGGCGCCGATGTGACGACGATTGCAGCAGAACCAAATGGCCGCAACATTAACGACCACTGCGGTTCTACGCATCCGGAGAAGCTGAAAGAGGAAGTAGTACGTCTTGGGGCCGATTTGGGTCTTGCTTTTGACGGGGACGCGGACCGTCTGATCGCGATTGACGGCACGGGTGCCGAAGTAGACGGCGACCACATCCTGGCGATTTGCGGGGATGCCATGAACCGTGAGGGCAAGCTGGCTCAAAGCACGATCGTAACAACCGTAATGAGTAACATTGGGTTCTATAAAGCGACGGAGAAGCTGGGTTTGAACAGCGTGAAGACAGCTGTAGGCGACCGTTATGTCATGGCGGAAATGCGCCGCGGTGGTTTTAACCTGGGCGGTGAGCAGTCGGGCCACGTGATTTTTCTGGATCACAGCACAACGGGAGACGGGATTCTGACAGCTATCCAGCTGGTGGATACGATTCTGAAGTCCGGCAAAAAGCTGAGCGAGCTCAAAACGCTGATGGTGCAGTATCCGCAGGTACTCGTGAATGTGCGCGTGCAGGATAAACGCAATTATGAAGGCAATACGGCGATCGCTGCTGCGATTGCGGAGGTTGAAGGCAAACTCGGCGACAACGGCCGTGTACTGGTACGTCCATCCGGTACGGAATCTTTGATTCGCGTGATGGCCGAAGGTCCGGATAAAGCGGAGCTGGAGCAGTTTGTAGCGGATATTGCAGCTGTTGTACAGAAGGAGCTTGTGTAA
- a CDS encoding TetR/AcrR family transcriptional regulator, with amino-acid sequence MPVNPNDPRVSRTRQFIMQAFTELVEEQKNVYSISVQDITTRANINRATFYAHFEDKYAFLECWISRKFQIILKEALPEGGITGTGSLRTVVQTVFDVLARFREYMTHPGNSRFEPLFEVAMQKELYNLLLEWLNRETTSSPDKVETTALVASWGIFGAAVQWSRDPQNLTSETMVNRVLEVAAAALAPVLGE; translated from the coding sequence ATGCCGGTCAATCCGAATGATCCGCGCGTCAGCCGGACGCGTCAATTCATCATGCAGGCTTTCACGGAATTGGTGGAAGAGCAGAAGAATGTATACTCGATTTCGGTGCAGGATATAACGACCCGCGCTAACATTAACCGTGCTACCTTTTATGCTCATTTTGAGGACAAATATGCCTTTCTGGAGTGCTGGATAAGCAGGAAGTTCCAGATCATCTTGAAGGAAGCCTTACCAGAGGGAGGGATTACGGGAACGGGGAGCCTGCGCACCGTAGTCCAGACCGTATTCGATGTGCTGGCGCGATTCCGCGAGTACATGACGCATCCCGGCAACAGCCGGTTCGAGCCGTTGTTCGAAGTCGCGATGCAGAAGGAGCTCTATAACCTTCTGCTCGAATGGCTGAACAGAGAGACGACGAGTTCACCGGATAAGGTGGAGACGACAGCGCTCGTTGCCAGCTGGGGCATCTTCGGTGCCGCCGTGCAGTGGAGCAGAGATCCGCAGAACCTTACATCGGAGACGATGGTGAATCGTGTATTGGAGGTTGCAGCGGCGGCCTTGGCGCCCGTCTTGGGGGAATGA